The following are from one region of the Blastocatellia bacterium genome:
- a CDS encoding type II toxin-antitoxin system MqsA family antitoxin: MEERQVTVDFRWGDYLVIIQDVPAKVCNECGERYYTAEVVRQMERIAKEGQRDKEIQVPVVALGKSEGARINADELRFRSVVFRVYPYPVNFWWSWRKIT, encoded by the coding sequence TTGGAGGAACGCCAGGTTACCGTAGACTTTCGCTGGGGAGACTACCTGGTGATCATCCAGGACGTCCCGGCCAAAGTCTGCAACGAGTGCGGAGAGCGCTACTATACCGCCGAGGTGGTGCGACAGATGGAGCGCATCGCTAAGGAGGGACAGAGGGACAAGGAGATACAAGTTCCTGTGGTCGCCCTGGGGAAGAGTGAAGGGGCACGGATCAACGCGGACGAACTCAGGTTTCGATCCGTGGTTTTCCGCGTCTATCCCTACCCAGTAAATTTTTGGTGGTCCTGGAGGAAAATTACATGA